TATTAGTGGCTACTTTGTAGGTTACACTATTGGATCGAGGGGTTCCAGGTTCTACTGTCCTTCTCACACCACCAGAGTGATAGAATCAGATAGAGCTGTCTATTTTGAAGAagaatttggttcaagtcaagggtcaagagaaattgtaTTCAGGGAAGAACATGTTTATGTCCCTGTACCTGTTGCTTCCGCTTTCGCTCCTGTTGATGACCCTGTGATTGAACAGACTCCggtagaaactcatgatgaacctcaaaatcaagatcaagatgaaaatcttgatattggggatgatgaagctatggtgagaagatcacagagaacccgcaggtctgctattcctaatgactaccttgtctatttACAGGAACATGAGCTTGATGTCGGAGACACTTTTGAGCCAGTTACCTATCAAGAAGCTATTAATAGTCATCAATCTGTgttgtggatggatgcaatgaaagatgagTTAAATTCTATGTCACAGAATGAggtttgggagttggttgaattacccaaaggttgcagacccattggatgcaaatgggtgtataagatcaaacgtgactcgaatgggcaagtggaaaggtataaggctaggcttgtggctaaaggctatagccagagagaaggtattgatttcagAGAAACATTTTCACCTGTTTCCACCAAAGATTCGTTGCGAATCATTATGGctatagttgctcattttgatctagaactcaatcaaatggatgtgaggactgccttcttgaatggagatttatttgaagatgtttacatgactcaacctattggttttgagaagtatggcaaagaacacatggttttcaagctcaaaaagtctatctatgggcttaaacaagcatcaaggcagtggtacctcaagttcgatatgattgtcactgcaaatggcttcaaggagaatgttgtagatcaatgtatatacatgaaggtcagtgggagcagtttcatttttctagtattgtatgtcgacgacatcctgcttgcatctaataattctgatctgttgtctgagacaaaacaacttttgtttagccattttgatatgaaggatcttggtgaggcttcctatgtgcttgggattcagattcttcgagatagggctaatggtattcttcgtttgtctcaaaagacttacattgatcggatcttgaaaagattcaatatgcatgcatgttctcctgggaaggcaccgatagtgaagggtgataagttctcaaaggcccaatgtccacaaaatgataaagagagagatgaaatgaaagtcatTCCTTATGCGTCATtggttggtagcttgatgtatgctcaagtatgcacacgccctgatattgcttttgttgtcggcatgttgggtagatacttgagtgatcctggtcttagccattggaaagcggctaagaaagtcatgaggtatcttcagggtacaaaggatcatatgttgacttatcggcgagctgacactcttgatatagttgggttcagtgacACCGATTATGCAAgatgcgtggatgataaaaagtccacttcaggctacatttatatgatggctggaggagctgtttcatggaaaagtgtcaagcagacactcacagcttcttctacgatggaggcagaatgtatggcatgttatgaggctacttgtcaagcaatatggctgcggaatttcatttcagctttgaatgttgtagactctatttcgagGCCGCTGAAATTGTATTGTAACAACTCTgcagcagtagctttctctaagaacactaggagtacttctcgctcaaagcatattgatataaagtactattttgttaaagagaaagtcgctgagtccctcatttctattgagtatacgcctaccactagcatgttggcagacccactaacgaaaggcTTACCCATATGTGTATTTCTGGAGCATGTTGCTCGAATGGGATTGTTAGGAGCCTAGCTTGTTGAGCTCAGTGGGAGTTTTGTTATTATGTATCaaacatgctagtattttgtatggattgcttatagcttgtgttttgttatgaacatgcataatgataattgaagtcacttcttattgttgttgttacgtatatatgtttatataagtaTATACTATTGTTCACCGAAGTGACAGGTACAAAAGGAGATGAACGCGCATAGTCTCAAATtaatgtaccacatgcatgtttggtttaatgattgttattgttttttaatgtcttcaagaccgaatcataaataatatatgtatcctatcgatatgatattatatatgatttattagactGTCTTTTGTGATGGACAAtattatggtggtttgattatattgtccaagtgggagaatgttataattttatatggactaatataattacaaacataattccattatcacaatcattttctagagtgcctacgaatagttaaagaccataatgggatggttaatattaatctaattgcaattgaggcacatggtagcaccctaaagactataggttggcccattaaatcatagttcaccatatctgataatataagcccaataggcccaatataccccttagggtaagaaggcatatgagacatatatattgaacatatatgttgttgggaaaCATACCGTGGCATAtggtttggtaagggttgctttccataagatctctcttgtattgtttttctaatattgttttgtgtagatcgcgagagattcaaggatgaacattggagactcaatgtcaggtatgtttcatctatatgtattcaattcaatgctctaaataaaatgcgTTCCTGGATTGTTGTATGAGCATGCTATATTGATTTGAATCCGATTTATGGATTTATGCTTATagtattgttttatatttaacaaaactGCCCAAACCGACCAATGCTCAGCGACTCAAACATATAGCGTGGCTTGGCTCGACCTTGATACTGTGCACTCACTCACCTGTGTAAAAGCTCGGGTCACTGTCACAAACTCACATAGATGGGTTGGTGAATGGTACAATTATTATTGAGACTCATTTCTGGTTTTCCTTTCGCCTCAACTGTGGTTGGATTTGGTATTTAGACCCTCTAATTGAAGACTCTGTAATGTTAGATTTGAAGGCCAAAAGACCTTGAAAAGGCTTTGGTCATGTGTATCATTGTTGGAAATTCTTTGGATTGGATGTGAACCACCCAGGGCTCAAACAACAATATGGCTCTTATGACTTTGAGTGTTATTATTTAGCACGTGTCCAACAACACAACACATGAGGTGACATTTTATAATTAGTTAGCAATacccataatacttattaaattcaaataagtgagaTCCTATATTAGATTGCAGCAATAGCGGTAGGACATCAGTAATGCTCCTTAGCAATTCTCTATGACTTTAGATTAATGTTGTTCTGTGTCTACTGATCAAATTTCTAGACTTATTGTTTACATAATAATGGAATtacttataaaattaatttaaatgatTAATTTAGATATATTAACCCCTTTATAATGTTCAACGTACCATCAAATTTTATTACTATGAACTTGACACTAGTTAGTGGTTAGAAATGAATTTTGAgattttcatatatttttaagtttattatttaatttagctATATATGAGGATAAATAAGGACTTCTTTGTGAACACGAGAGagaaaaaatagattagattgaAAAAATAATAGTATAAAACATAATATATTGAATTAGAGAAGAACATATAGAGTTTAGAGATGAAAATAGAAGTGAAGAAAATCAAATAGAAATATTTGAGAAATTATAGATGAGTAAAATCAAGAAAGAGAACAGTACCTAAATAAGAGAACTAGTTGAGGGAgtatcaaattattattattattattattttcaaattgcattaaccaaataaaaaaatattggtcAATAATGATGATATATCAGTGTTTTTATTATCaaaatttaaaatcatttaaataatGCTAACGAAaacatttcaattttttttaattaattacttattttagatatttttaaagatattaattaatgagattttttttaaattttagttaatcagttattaattttgttttaattaattagatttatattttatttaaaatttcaaaactAACAAGGGCTGACATATCATCACtaactataaatatataaaaagatatttatttggAGAAACTAATTCAGAATAAGGAGTGGTGTGGTAAAACGAAGAAGAGAGGAAAAAAGAGAAGGTGGGGCGTGTTTATTCAACTTTTGATTCTTAATTATATTTGTGTGAAATTTCGGTATGGCCTTTATCGATTCAACTGTCCTTTTCTTAATTCATCAACTCCATTctattttttaagaaattaaatagcTTGTTgcacatcatcattttcatagTGAAGATTTATATATTGACTTTCTTTTTCATAGACTTAATTACTTGTTTTACTACTCTACTAAATTATTTTCGTCATGATTTCTTTTGCTTAATTACTCTGCGTGCTCATCAGTGTtggttttatatatgtatatatatatatgtgtgtgtatggtGTATCCTATTTAATTGCATAAAAGTATTCCCTCAGTGATTATTTTGTATTCAGAACTTTTTTTGTTTGTGGGATTCTCCTAATACTTGAAATTTATAGGTCACATGATAATTCTGACTCATCTTTTCAGATTGTAATTATATATTAAACACTTCATACCAGGTATGCACTTATTTGGTTTTGGCTCGTATACAGTTTTTTtgtgtaaatttttttattatggtGTTGATTGTAGtctgtaaatttttaaaaaattataaataatttaaaatgtcGGAAACTAGATTAGGATTGTTGCACGCgtgtattataaattatttaaaattttttaaaattttgtttagaTGTTGTAAATAACTAACATATACAGTCATATAAAAAAATCCCCATAACACACAAAAGGTATGCATGCACCATAGAAGGATCctaaatatatataaactaatttaTGATTGTTATAAACCCTACATATATATAGTTCAAGTTTCTCCATAGTAATTATATCGGTGGTTGCTGTTTGATAAGGTGAAAAAGCATGCAAAAAATGCTGCTTTGAATTGGTTCTTTTATATCGATACGTGAAGCTGTGCTGTGCTGCCTAGAATAtaatttattgttataatatatgtttttgttGTTGATTCAGATTGTAATGATGCTTTTCAAGAAGTTATAATTATTAGTTTAAATGCTGTTATTAATtacatatttgtatatatatacaaaattacTTTTGTTCACAAAAGCACTTATTAAATCTTTGTGAATAAGATAATGCGATGTATTATTATGAGAATGttattgtatattaattttgAGTTGTGATGCTACCTTTGTGGTAactaaacaacaaaaacaaagtaTAAATATTATATTACAATTACCTGCTATTTGTGATGAAATAAATTGTGAAAATCAGTACTTAATTAACTTGTCTGATATTATTTTTAGTTATATTGTTTTGTAGGCCAATCTAAGAAGTAGAGAATTGAAGACAGAGTTTCCCAAAGCCATGGATGGAGAAGAGAGAGCAAGACAGTTTCTTCTCAGAAGTAGCAATAGTAAGATCTTCATGAGCTTAAAGGACATCATTAAGGAGTATGCTCTCCCATACCTACCAGCTAAAACACTGTGCAAGTTCAAAACAGTGTGCAAGGACTGGAAACTTCACATCTCAACTCCATTTTTTGTTCACACTCAGTCAAATAATTTTCAACAGATTTCAGGCTTCTTCTGTCAATCCAAATCAGACCCACCATTTTTCGTTTCCTTACCAAACACCACCAGTACATCCTGCTATGGCGTCCCAGACCCATCTCTGAGTTTTTTACCTGAGCCAGTTGAGCTCAGAGCCTCCTCCAATGGACTACTATGCTGCCAGGGTCATCCCAACCTTGGAGGCTATTACTACATCTGCAACCCAGCCACCAAACAATGGAAAAAGCTCCCTAAACCAACAGCTCCACATGGCTCTGACCCTGCGCTCGCACTAGTCTTCGAGCCACATTTGCTGAATTTCACAGCAGATTACAAGCTGGTGTGTGCTTTTCCTTGTGATCGTGATTCGAACCAAGGCTATGAGTTCCATATCTACTCCTCCGCACAAGGGTCTTGGAGAGTTAGCAGTGAAATGTATCTTGGCAGGAAGAAGCTCTTGCCGAGATCTGGTGTTCATGTTAATGGGGTCATATATTGGAGAACAACATGTTGTAGGGTTTTTCTCTTTGATCTAGTGAAAGAGCGCACACATTACTTAGATGGAAATTATTATGGCTATTATGATGATGACTATGGTGGTGCGTGGATCTTGGGCGATATGAATAGACAGCTTTGTTCGGCCAAGAATAGTGAAGAAGGGGTTGCTTTGAGTGTTTTGTCCAATGCTTATAGTTCAAGCAATACCATAGGCACTTGGACAGTGAAACGTTATATTAGTTTCCGCACTTTGTGTATTGGACGTGAAAAATCACCACCATTTTTTATATTGGGAAACTTTGATATAAGAGTGATTTTTAGTGATGGAAAATGGCTGTTGTTTACGAGGGGAACAGAGCTTTGTTTGTGGGACATAAAATCCAAGGAGTGTAGCAAGTTATTGGCTGCTGGGGTTGATTCACACACTCGTATAGTTGCTTATGTCAACAGCCTTGTCCATGTTTAGATctgcttattattattattattcttactTTTTTTTTCACATACCTATAAATATGTTttagattattattatttcttattaaTTAGTTGGgactttttttatatttataagtttactagatacaaacaacgtgcagtcgtttgcttagttttatttatagaatttattaattatttttattaaatttatattaatatcatataaattttaaataaatatcatattttaattaaaaaatttatttatttttgtttaagtttatgtttgttctaattttttttaatttgagaatgacaagagattatatattatatgtttaatataatattaaatattatacgtggattttaaatttaagtttattgctagtttttaaaaaaaaaacaatttgttgctaattgacagtacattatattatatgtttaatatgatattattttaataagtgattttaagtttaaataaattttatttaagttataaaatgtatgattttattatatttaaataattatcattgtaaaatatctcaaaaatatttttttttaattttttaattatttattattttaaaataattatcattgtaaaatatcttaaaaatatcctatttaaatttatttaattatttattattttgaaataattatcattgtaaaatatctcaaaaatatcttattttaatttttttaattattaattttattttatttaagtttaagtgtttacaaactaagaatattttcttaaatataagaatattccgttaaagttaacattaaaaaaataaaaaaccgttaaaatcaagaatttttgttatttacacacttattatatagaagagatatcttTTGCTGAGAATTTTTATAAATGAAAttaagatttaaaattaaatatttttgtcaaaaaaaatatatgtaattaaatattttaataaaaaaaagttgaaagtttatacttttttggattcTTTATTTTGTACAATTACTTATTTGTACCATGTATTTTGACttgtaatttaataaattcatttttggaccttgtgtaTGTTTATTTCTAAACCCAATTTTAAATTAttagtttagtgaattatttataattttaacttaTAAAAATTTTACCAAAATCTAATTTAGGTTAAATCACATAATGTAaaaaatcatttatcaaaatataagatACAAAAAAAACTAAcggtccaaaaatatataaacacttATATTAATTGAGTGGGTAAATATAACTCTCCATATATCAATTTTTgccatataaataaaaaattatatttttcaggAGAAAGAAAATGCAAACAAAAGCCCTAATTTTAAGGAATAGAAATCCACAATTACTTCATTTCCATAGTGACTTCCGTAACAAGTAACCACAAAAAATCCTCACCTTCAATTCAATCCACGCTTTCAGGGTACCGATTCATATTAGTAAGCCTTACTTCTTTTTCTTCTCCTCGTCATTCCATTCATTCTTTTCCTCTGCTTTTTGCTTATTTTTCCgatatttagttttatttttgtggGTTACTGGTATCTATCGATCTTGCTTTGATTCAGTTCTCTTTTACTTACTGCAAAGAGAACGAAGGAAACATTTCCCctcaagtattttattttttattttttcttcatttcatAAAAATTGGTTGTGTATTGCATTGTAGGGTAACGATGATTATTAAAACCGCGATTTGAGAACAATGGGGTGTGTTGATGATATGATTGACGATACTGAAGAAGATAATACTTTTGAGGAAAAACTACTGGATATGACTTTTGACCTACATACAAAGTCAACGACTCAGGGGAATTATGGCAGGATACGTTTTGAGAAATGATATTTTTGGttgtaatattaatttattttatttttgggccTTTTTTCATTGCAAATAAGTTGGTTTGGAACAGTTCAATTATTGGCTTACGTTATCAACATtctcttatttggtggattttgaTTCATGGTTGATTTTCTATGTCTGTGCTCTTATGCCGATCCAAATGTGTTTTGTTTTGTTGTACCTAATGTTTGAGAATTTAGATGATGATAACATCACTAGGTGATTCATTTTATAAGAACATTATTGGTTTAAGAAGTAACAAAAAGTTCATGTCCTCAGCTATGAAGAAAAGTTTAATATACAAaaagtttatgtatttttgttatcaaaatatgtattttttaaatttgtattaatttaggttgtgtttggtaacacttaacaaataattttttatttaattaattaaaaatttaaaaattaaacataaaatatgtttggtaattctatttttatttattattttttttaaattttaaaaatagattttttcactttcaattttttttaaatagttttcaatttttccttttttttttcttctctaattcaaatcaacacattatattattaaacaaaaaataaaaataaaagttatcaaaggcgtttattattttttttgtttttaaaaacaaaaaacaaaaatagttaccaaacatattttattttttaaaaataaagaaacaaaaataaaataatatttatatttttgtgtttaaaaaattcaaaaacaaaatttttaccaTACGAGCCCTTAGTGTTTTTTTCaacttatttttgtaatttaaaataactttttaagaaaataaatatgaaattgattaATTACAGAGTGACAAATATCTGCTTAGTCAATATGTTTAACAGTTTCAACAGAAGATGTACTGATAAAAGTAATGTTTTAACAACTTTAAGTATTTTTGccgcaaagaaaaaaaaattaggtatttatGATTGAGTAtttttgttgtaaaattaaaaaattagatatttaactGTAACagtataaaatattaaatatttatgccgcaaatatcctaaaacaaataaaaagattTGGTCAATAGTGATGtatatcatttaaataaatgttttaactaaaaaatatcaatttgttttttaaaatttattacttAATTTTAGATATTCTTAAAGAATATTAATTAATGTGATATTCTTAAAgaatattaattaattagatttcttttaagtattttttcttcaaatttataCCTCGAACAACAGTTTGAGAAGAATGTTCACAATCACTATCTcttcaaataattttaaattttcaaaACTAATAAGAGCCGACATATCATAACTAAATTATAAATATCTTTATACAGAGAAACCAATTTAGAAATAAACCAATTCAGAATAAGTAACATTAAACACAATtggaaaatataattataatatatttaaggGAAAagctatttaattaaaattttctcCATACTCAAAATTAAACCCTGATACAATTATAGTGCTAAATAt
The genomic region above belongs to Humulus lupulus chromosome 1, drHumLupu1.1, whole genome shotgun sequence and contains:
- the LOC133780395 gene encoding F-box protein At5g03970-like, whose product is MDGEERARQFLLRSSNSKIFMSLKDIIKEYALPYLPAKTLCKFKTVCKDWKLHISTPFFVHTQSNNFQQISGFFCQSKSDPPFFVSLPNTTSTSCYGVPDPSLSFLPEPVELRASSNGLLCCQGHPNLGGYYYICNPATKQWKKLPKPTAPHGSDPALALVFEPHLLNFTADYKLVCAFPCDRDSNQGYEFHIYSSAQGSWRVSSEMYLGRKKLLPRSGVHVNGVIYWRTTCCRVFLFDLVKERTHYLDGNYYGYYDDDYGGAWILGDMNRQLCSAKNSEEGVALSVLSNAYSSSNTIGTWTVKRYISFRTLCIGREKSPPFFILGNFDIRVIFSDGKWLLFTRGTELCLWDIKSKECSKLLAAGVDSHTRIVAYVNSLVHV